From Maniola hyperantus chromosome 28, iAphHyp1.2, whole genome shotgun sequence, one genomic window encodes:
- the LOC117995177 gene encoding uncharacterized protein isoform X7, translating to MVYCTVCVNNNRKNKNTSFFSYPKDSTRRHEWLKAVGREDLLTKLVDDKKRLQYRICEEHFNKSCIKYSKNGTVKYLFDNAFPTLNLPTNDGACSSSSSSPCDKSTPIPVELLRIIYTRKQVMPTAEIDQTSCSIQTDTCKESCENKSSQTALHLSTDSPRKRKLALEHREARKRKTYQFWINACQRPDLRNKNIEELYNTHVCGLHFAEWMYMKQKLKSAAVPILNLPSQAARPKLVFNQAVGDEQPSTSAGEELQYQASRYSMLSGNDGNQSALEEIIIKEEITDEERYQCRLCLSVGRKMQELGEYAPLYRKLLFENNYQNTTIPSFMYQMLACWECHAELRKVKRFQDKVRRANNAFETSQNQKCENLSNLSTILIGEYKNSQPGGTDQPSSVEDCAQGIKEEAVEVEVEETALPDPLEVSQVKPSDQEFDINLEIQKETNPSVSTEKVAKRTIPEQTPNILKRAKLDQTVPKPGPKRAKLDQSGQKPAQEEESEPKSTPESDADAIFGKVKIEIDELQKILQERRNKESFKSMKFKCDSCVLGFTDHNRLLEHNKNFHDEEVGTCECDICERRFDDEDQLSAHHRNHFVKFVCKLCNFECYTKTGRAIHFKRHKGALQGTSLEDLLKKKLTSNQRASASGSSHKTST from the exons ATGGTTTACTGTACAGTGTGTGTGAACAATAATAGAAAGAATAAGAACACATCATTTTTTAGCTATCCCAAAGACTCTACTAG aCGACATGAGTGGTTAAAAGCTGTTGGACGAGAAGATCTTCTTACAAAACTTGTTGATGATAAAAAAAGGCTACAATATAGAATCTGCGAGGAGCACTTTAACAAATCCTGTATTAAGTATTCTAAAAATGGAACTGTGAAATATTTGTTTGATAATGCTTTTCCAACACTCAACTTGCCAACAAATGACGGTGCATGTTCCAGTTCTAGTTCCAGTCCATGCgataag tccactcctataccggttgagctattgaggataaTTTATACAAGGAAACAAGTTATGCCTACTGCTGAGATAGATCAAACATCTTGCAGCATTCAGACGGACACTTGTAAGGAATCATGTGAAAATAAATCGTCGCAAACGGCACTTCACCTTTCAACAGACAGTCCAAGAAAGAGGAAACTAGCACTTGAACATCGAGAAGCAAGAAAACGTAAAAC gtaTCAATTCTGGATAAATGCATGTCAAAGACCCGACTTGAGAAATAAAAACATAGAAGAATTATATAACACGCACGTATGTGGATTACACTTTGCAGAATGGATGTATATGAAACAGAAATTGAAAAGCGCTGCTGTTCCCATTTTAAACTTACCTTCACAGGCGGCTCGTCCAAAG TTGGTGTTCAACCAAGCAGTCGGAGATGAGCAGCCGTCCACGTCCGCAGGCGAGGAGTTGCAGTACCAGGCTTCCAGGTACTCCATGCTCAGCGGAAACGATGGAAACCAG AGCGCACTAGAAGAGATTATAATAAAGGAAGAAATCACCGATGAAGAGAGGTACCAGTGTCGTCTCTGCCTGAGCGTCGGCAGGAAAATGCAGGAGTTGGGCGAATACGCGCCCTTATATAGGAAGCTGCTGTTTGAGAACAACTACCAG AACACCACCATACCAAGCTTCATGTACCAAATGTTGGCGTGTTGGGAATGCCACGCCGAGCTGCGCAAAGTCAAACGTTTTCAGGACAAAGTGCGACGAGCTAACAACGCGTTCGAGACTAGTCAG AATCAAAAATGCGAGAACCTATCCAATCTATCTACAATATTAATAGGCGAATACAAGAACTCGCAGCCTGGAGGAACTGACCAACCGAGCAGCGTGGAAGACTGCGCTCAGGGCATCAAGGAGGAAGCCGTTGAGGTGGAAGTGGAGGAAACCGCCTTACCTGACCCTCTAGAAGTTAGCCAAGTGAAACCATCTGACCAG GAATTCGATATTAACTTAGAAATCCAGAAAGAGACAAACCCAAGCGTATCTACAGAAAAGGTAGCGAAACGTACAATTCCAGAGCAGACTCCAAACATACTAAAACGAGCAAAATTGGACCAAACTGTACCAAAGCCTGGACCAAAGCGAGCAAAATTGGACCAAAGTGGCCAAAAACCGGCCCAAGAAGAAGAAAGTGAACCGAAATCTACTCCAGAGTCCGACGCTGATGCGATTTTCGGAAAAGTGAAGATAGAAATAGATGAATTGCAGAAGATATTGCAGGAGAGACGCAATAAGGAATCCTTTAAGAGTATGAAGTTCAAATGTGACTCTTGTGTCCTAGGATTTACGGATCATAATCGGTTGCTGGAGCATAATAAGAATTTTCACGATGAG GAGGTCGGCACTTGCGAATGCGACATTTGCGAGCGACGATTCGACGACGAAGACCAACTATCAGCGCACCACCGCAACCATTTCGTCAAGTTCGTCTGCAAACTGTGCAACTTCGAGTGTTACACCAAAACCGGCCGAGCCATCCACTTCAAGAGGCACAAGGGCGCCTTGCAGGGGACCAGTCTCGAGGATTTGTTGAA GAAAAAACTAACTTCTAATCAGCGAGCATCAGCGAGTGGAAGTTCGCACAAGACAAGCACGTGA
- the LOC117995177 gene encoding uncharacterized protein isoform X8: MIELLCLSLINNVYKLKYVGSCSFYYFRRHEWLKAVGREDLLTKLVDDKKRLQYRICEEHFNKSCIKYSKNGTVKYLFDNAFPTLNLPTNDGACSSSSSSPCDKSTPIPVELLRIIYTRKQVMPTAEIDQTSCSIQTDTCKESCENKSSQTALHLSTDSPRKRKLALEHREARKRKTYQFWINACQRPDLRNKNIEELYNSYVCGLHFAEWMYMKQKLKSAAAPILNLPSQAARPKLVFNQAVGDEQPSTSAGEELQYQASRYSMLSGNDGNQSALEEIIIKEEITDEERYQCRLCLSVGRKMQELGEYAPLYRKLLFENNYQNTTIPSFMYQMLACWECHAELRKVKRFQDKVRRANNAFETSQNQKCENLSNLSTILIGEYKNSQPGGTDQPSSVEDCAQGIKEEAVEVEVEETALPDPLEVSQVKPSDQEFDINLEIQKETNPSVSTEKVAKRTIPEQTPNILKRAKLDQTVPKPGPKRAKLDQSGQKPAQEEESEPKSTPESDADAIFGKVKIEIDELQKILQERRNKESFKSMKFKCDSCVLGFTDHNRLLEHNKNFHDEEVGTCECDICERRFDDEDQLSAHHRNHFVKFVCKLCNFECYTKTGRAIHFKRHKGALQGTSLEDLLKKKLTSNQRASASGSSHKTST, encoded by the exons ATGATTGAATTGTTATGTTTATCATTGATTAATaatgtttataaattaaaatacgtaGGCTCatgttctttttattatttcagaCGACATGAGTGGTTAAAAGCTGTTGGACGAGAAGATCTTCTTACAAAACTTGTTGATGATAAAAAAAGGCTACAATATAGAATCTGCGAGGAGCACTTTAACAAATCCTGTATTAAGTATTCTAAAAATGGAACTGTGAAATATTTGTTTGATAATGCTTTTCCAACACTCAACTTGCCAACAAATGACGGTGCATGTTCCAGTTCTAGTTCCAGTCCATGCgataag tccactcctataccggttgagctattgaggataaTTTATACAAGGAAACAAGTTATGCCTACTGCTGAGATAGATCAAACATCTTGCAGCATTCAGACGGACACTTGTAAGGAATCATGTGAAAATAAATCGTCGCAAACGGCACTTCACCTTTCAACAGACAGTCCAAGAAAGAGGAAACTAGCACTTGAACATCGAGAAGCAAGAAAACGTAAAAC gtaTCAATTCTGGATAAATGCATGTCAAAGACCCGACTTGAGAAATAAAAACATAGAAGAATTATATAACAGTTACGTATGTGGATTACACTTTGCAGAATGGATGTATATGAAACAGAAATTGAAAAGCGCTGCTGCTCCCATTTTAAACTTACCTTCACAGGCGGCTCGTCCTAAG TTGGTGTTCAACCAAGCAGTCGGAGATGAGCAGCCGTCCACGTCCGCAGGCGAGGAGTTGCAGTACCAGGCTTCCAGGTACTCCATGCTCAGCGGAAACGATGGAAACCAG AGCGCACTAGAAGAGATTATAATAAAGGAAGAAATCACCGATGAAGAGAGGTACCAGTGTCGTCTCTGCCTGAGCGTCGGCAGGAAAATGCAGGAGTTGGGCGAATACGCGCCCTTATATAGGAAGCTGCTGTTTGAGAACAACTACCAG AACACCACCATACCAAGCTTCATGTACCAAATGTTGGCGTGTTGGGAATGCCACGCCGAGCTGCGCAAAGTCAAACGTTTTCAGGACAAAGTGCGACGAGCTAACAACGCGTTCGAGACTAGTCAG AATCAAAAATGCGAGAACCTATCCAATCTATCTACAATATTAATAGGCGAATACAAGAACTCGCAGCCTGGAGGAACTGACCAACCGAGCAGCGTGGAAGACTGCGCTCAGGGCATCAAGGAGGAAGCCGTTGAGGTGGAAGTGGAGGAAACCGCCTTACCTGACCCTCTAGAAGTTAGCCAAGTGAAACCATCTGACCAG GAATTCGATATTAACTTAGAAATCCAGAAAGAGACAAACCCAAGCGTATCTACAGAAAAGGTAGCGAAACGTACAATTCCAGAGCAGACTCCAAACATACTAAAACGAGCAAAATTGGACCAAACTGTACCAAAGCCTGGACCAAAGCGAGCAAAATTGGACCAAAGTGGCCAAAAACCGGCCCAAGAAGAAGAAAGTGAACCGAAATCTACTCCAGAGTCCGACGCTGATGCGATTTTCGGAAAAGTGAAGATAGAAATAGATGAATTGCAGAAGATATTGCAGGAGAGACGCAATAAGGAATCCTTTAAGAGTATGAAGTTCAAATGTGACTCTTGTGTCCTAGGATTTACGGATCATAATCGGTTGCTGGAGCATAATAAGAATTTTCACGATGAG GAGGTCGGCACTTGCGAATGCGACATTTGCGAGCGACGATTCGACGACGAAGACCAACTATCAGCGCACCACCGCAACCATTTCGTCAAGTTCGTCTGCAAACTGTGCAACTTCGAGTGTTACACCAAAACCGGCCGAGCCATCCACTTCAAGAGGCACAAGGGCGCCTTGCAGGGGACCAGTCTCGAGGATTTGTTGAA GAAAAAACTAACTTCTAATCAGCGAGCATCAGCGAGTGGAAGTTCGCACAAGACAAGCACGTGA
- the LOC117995177 gene encoding uncharacterized protein isoform X10: MVRNYKRKTTDKYKRETLLEAVKAVQERRMTPYKAALVFGVPRPTILSRVKGERGLRSVGRGKPPVFTPDLEKKIVSMLIDKETTGHCLSQREARNLVGQFARDNHIATPFKDGIPGQDWITRFKERNNLSIKMPQAVDATNPCRLVFNQAVGDEQPSTSAGEELQYQASRYSMLSGNDGNQSALEEIIIKEEITDEERYQCRLCLSVGRKMQELGEYAPLYRKLLFENNYQNTTIPSFMYQMLACWECHAELRKVKRFQDKVRRANNAFETSQNQKCENLSNLSTILIGEYKNSQPGGTDQPSSVEDCAQGIKEEAVEVEVEETALPDPLEVSQVKPSDQEFDINLEIQKETNPSVSTEKVAKRTIPEQTPNILKRAKLDQTVPKPGPKRAKLDQSGQKPAQEEESEPKSTPESDADAIFGKVKIEIDELQKILQERRNKESFKSMKFKCDSCVLGFTDHNRLLEHNKNFHDEEVGTCECDICERRFDDEDQLSAHHRNHFVKFVCKLCNFECYTKTGRAIHFKRHKGALQGTSLEDLLKKKLTSNQRASASGSSHKTST; this comes from the exons ATGGTGCGGAACTATAAAAGAAAAACCACAGATAAATATAAACGCGAAACACTCTTGGAAGCTGTGAAAGCTGTACAAGAGCGCCGTATGACACCATATAAGGCTGCCCTAGTGTTTGGCGTACCACGTCCAACAATACTATCCCGTGTCAAAGGGGAACGCGGCTTAAGATCTGTTGGTCGGGGGAAACCACCAGTGTTCACGCcagatttagaaaaaaaaatagtatctaTGCTCATTGATAAGGAAACCACCGGCCATTGTTTGAGTCAACGTGAAGCTAGAAATCTAGTGGGGCAATTCGCACGTGACAATCATATCGCGACTCCCTTCAAAGATGGGATACCGGGTCAGGATTGGATCACCCGTTTTAAAGAGAGAAACAATCTATCCATAAAGATGCCTCAAGCCGTCGACGCAACGAATCCGTGTCGT TTGGTGTTCAACCAAGCAGTCGGAGATGAGCAGCCGTCCACGTCCGCAGGCGAGGAGTTGCAGTACCAGGCTTCCAGGTACTCCATGCTCAGCGGAAACGATGGAAACCAG AGCGCACTAGAAGAGATTATAATAAAGGAAGAAATCACCGATGAAGAGAGGTACCAGTGTCGTCTCTGCCTGAGCGTCGGCAGGAAAATGCAGGAGTTGGGCGAATACGCGCCCTTATATAGGAAGCTGCTGTTTGAGAACAACTACCAG AACACCACCATACCAAGCTTCATGTACCAAATGTTGGCGTGTTGGGAATGCCACGCCGAGCTGCGCAAAGTCAAACGTTTTCAGGACAAAGTGCGACGAGCTAACAACGCGTTCGAGACTAGTCAG AATCAAAAATGCGAGAACCTATCCAATCTATCTACAATATTAATAGGCGAATACAAGAACTCGCAGCCTGGAGGAACTGACCAACCGAGCAGCGTGGAAGACTGCGCTCAGGGCATCAAGGAGGAAGCCGTTGAGGTGGAAGTGGAGGAAACCGCCTTACCTGACCCTCTAGAAGTTAGCCAAGTGAAACCATCTGACCAG GAATTCGATATTAACTTAGAAATCCAGAAAGAGACAAACCCAAGCGTATCTACAGAAAAGGTAGCGAAACGTACAATTCCAGAGCAGACTCCAAACATACTAAAACGAGCAAAATTGGACCAAACTGTACCAAAGCCTGGACCAAAGCGAGCAAAATTGGACCAAAGTGGCCAAAAACCGGCCCAAGAAGAAGAAAGTGAACCGAAATCTACTCCAGAGTCCGACGCTGATGCGATTTTCGGAAAAGTGAAGATAGAAATAGATGAATTGCAGAAGATATTGCAGGAGAGACGCAATAAGGAATCCTTTAAGAGTATGAAGTTCAAATGTGACTCTTGTGTCCTAGGATTTACGGATCATAATCGGTTGCTGGAGCATAATAAGAATTTTCACGATGAG GAGGTCGGCACTTGCGAATGCGACATTTGCGAGCGACGATTCGACGACGAAGACCAACTATCAGCGCACCACCGCAACCATTTCGTCAAGTTCGTCTGCAAACTGTGCAACTTCGAGTGTTACACCAAAACCGGCCGAGCCATCCACTTCAAGAGGCACAAGGGCGCCTTGCAGGGGACCAGTCTCGAGGATTTGTTGAA GAAAAAACTAACTTCTAATCAGCGAGCATCAGCGAGTGGAAGTTCGCACAAGACAAGCACGTGA
- the LOC117995177 gene encoding uncharacterized protein isoform X13, with amino-acid sequence MPFCSIKWCGKKSPTSGYAKDGITFHRYQFWINACQRPDLRNKNIEELYNSYVCGLHFAEWMYMKQKLKSAAAPILNLPSQAARPKLVFNQAVGDEQPSTSAGEELQYQASRYSMLSGNDGNQSALEEIIIKEEITDEERYQCRLCLSVGRKMQELGEYAPLYRKLLFENNYQNTTIPSFMYQMLACWECHAELRKVKRFQDKVRRANNAFETSQNQKCENLSNLSTILIGEYKNSQPGGTDQPSSVEDCAQGIKEEAVEVEVEETALPDPLEVSQVKPSDQEFDINLEIQKETNPSVSTEKVAKRTIPEQTPNILKRAKLDQTVPKPGPKRAKLDQSGQKPAQEEESEPKSTPESDADAIFGKVKIEIDELQKILQERRNKESFKSMKFKCDSCVLGFTDHNRLLEHNKNFHDEEVGTCECDICERRFDDEDQLSAHHRNHFVKFVCKLCNFECYTKTGRAIHFKRHKGALQGTSLEDLLKKKLTSNQRASASGSSHKTST; translated from the exons gtaTCAATTCTGGATAAATGCATGTCAAAGACCCGACTTGAGAAATAAAAACATAGAAGAATTATATAACAGTTACGTATGTGGATTACACTTTGCAGAATGGATGTATATGAAACAGAAATTGAAAAGCGCTGCTGCTCCCATTTTAAACTTACCTTCACAGGCGGCTCGTCCTAAG TTGGTGTTCAACCAAGCAGTCGGAGATGAGCAGCCGTCCACGTCCGCAGGCGAGGAGTTGCAGTACCAGGCTTCCAGGTACTCCATGCTCAGCGGAAACGATGGAAACCAG AGCGCACTAGAAGAGATTATAATAAAGGAAGAAATCACCGATGAAGAGAGGTACCAGTGTCGTCTCTGCCTGAGCGTCGGCAGGAAAATGCAGGAGTTGGGCGAATACGCGCCCTTATATAGGAAGCTGCTGTTTGAGAACAACTACCAG AACACCACCATACCAAGCTTCATGTACCAAATGTTGGCGTGTTGGGAATGCCACGCCGAGCTGCGCAAAGTCAAACGTTTTCAGGACAAAGTGCGACGAGCTAACAACGCGTTCGAGACTAGTCAG AATCAAAAATGCGAGAACCTATCCAATCTATCTACAATATTAATAGGCGAATACAAGAACTCGCAGCCTGGAGGAACTGACCAACCGAGCAGCGTGGAAGACTGCGCTCAGGGCATCAAGGAGGAAGCCGTTGAGGTGGAAGTGGAGGAAACCGCCTTACCTGACCCTCTAGAAGTTAGCCAAGTGAAACCATCTGACCAG GAATTCGATATTAACTTAGAAATCCAGAAAGAGACAAACCCAAGCGTATCTACAGAAAAGGTAGCGAAACGTACAATTCCAGAGCAGACTCCAAACATACTAAAACGAGCAAAATTGGACCAAACTGTACCAAAGCCTGGACCAAAGCGAGCAAAATTGGACCAAAGTGGCCAAAAACCGGCCCAAGAAGAAGAAAGTGAACCGAAATCTACTCCAGAGTCCGACGCTGATGCGATTTTCGGAAAAGTGAAGATAGAAATAGATGAATTGCAGAAGATATTGCAGGAGAGACGCAATAAGGAATCCTTTAAGAGTATGAAGTTCAAATGTGACTCTTGTGTCCTAGGATTTACGGATCATAATCGGTTGCTGGAGCATAATAAGAATTTTCACGATGAG GAGGTCGGCACTTGCGAATGCGACATTTGCGAGCGACGATTCGACGACGAAGACCAACTATCAGCGCACCACCGCAACCATTTCGTCAAGTTCGTCTGCAAACTGTGCAACTTCGAGTGTTACACCAAAACCGGCCGAGCCATCCACTTCAAGAGGCACAAGGGCGCCTTGCAGGGGACCAGTCTCGAGGATTTGTTGAA GAAAAAACTAACTTCTAATCAGCGAGCATCAGCGAGTGGAAGTTCGCACAAGACAAGCACGTGA